The Paenibacillus amylolyticus genome contains the following window.
AGGATGTTGTTCCACTGAAAGAACTGTATGAGATCTGTGAGTTCTGCCGTGAAATTACACTTGAAGATCCGTACATGCTCGGCCGCATTATTGCACGTCCATTCGTAGGCGAGAATGGTAACTGGAAGCGTACGGCGAATCGTCATGACTATGCGCTCAAGCCGTTTGGTCGTACGGTGATGAATGAACTGCAAGATGGTGGATTTGATGTAATTGCTTTGGGTAAATCGCGGACATCTACGATGGTGAAGGTGTGACCAAAGCTGTTCGTACCGTCTCCAACATGGATGGCATGGACAAGTTGTCTGAAACGATGGATGAAGAGTTCACTGGACTCAGCTTCCTGAACCTGGTTGATTTTGATGCCCTGTACGGTCACCGACGTGATCCTCAAGGGTACGCTCAGGCGCTTGAAGACTACGATGCAAGGCTGCCAGAGATTTTTGCCAAAATGACCAACGATGACCTGCTGCTGATTACAGCTGACCATGGGAATGATCCGACTTACCGGGGTACTGACCATACACGTGAATATGTACCACTGCTTGCATACTCTCCGCGCTTCAGCGAGGGCAAAAAGCTCGATCTGCGCAGCACTTTTGCTGACCTTGGTGCAACCGTAGCCGAGAACTTTGGAGTGAACATGCCAGAATACGGTACAAGCTTCCTGAAGGATCTGAAATAGGTTTTTGCTGAAAACGGGATAGGGGATATCGGAGTAGCTTCGCTGCTCCGGTTCCTGTCATCATAATAGACTAAATATATAACTGGAGGAGATTCATTCATGAGTACACATATTGGAGCAAAACCCGGAGATATCGCAGAAACGATCCTTTTGCCAGGAGACCCTTTGCGCGCGAAGTATATTGCAGATACGTACCTTGAAGATGTTGTATGTTACAACGAGGTTCGTGGGATGCTCGGTTACACAGGTACATATCAAGGACACCGGATTTCGGTGCAGGGCTCAGGAATGGGTATTCCGTCCTTTGCAATCTATGCTAACGAGTTAATCAGCGAATATGGCGTGAAAAACCTGATCCGTGTAGGTACTTGTGGCGGTATGCAAGAGCATGTACGTGTACGTGACGTTATCCTTGCACAAGCAGCATGTACAGATTCCAGCATGAACAAACACGTATTCGGTGGATATGATTTCTCGCCAATCGCTACGTTCTCCCTGTTGAAAGAAGCATATGACCGTGCAACAGCTAAAGGCATGAAGATCCACGTCGGTAACGTGTTCAGCTCCGATTCTTTCTACCGCGATGATCGTTCCGTAACCGAGAAGTTGATGAAGCATGGCGTACTCGGTGTAGAGATGGAAACAACAGCACTGTACACGATCGCTGCCAAGTTCGGTGTTAACGCACTGACCATCCTGACGGTAAGTGACCACCTGCTGACAGGCGAAGAAACGACTGCCGAAGAGCGTCAAAAAACGTTCAACGACATGATGGTAGTGGCTCTGGACACAGCAATCACTCTGTAATTGTTGCATTTATATTCAACCATAATCCTTTGATTTTCATCGAAACTTTTGTTTTAAGCACGGAGTGAAGGACCCGGAATCGATTCTGAAGAAGCGTTAGCGTTCGCCTTTGTCACCGAGTTTTCCCATTGCAAATGGAATCAGAAAAACTTGGAGACAACAGCGATCGCAAGAACGATCCGGGGCCGGAACGGTCTAACTACAAAGTGTTCTATATAATCAATTTCACACACAAGGAGAGATCATCATGAGAATGGTAGACATTATTGCCAAGAAACGCGACGGTAAAGAACTGACAACAGCTGAGATTGACTTTGTTGTTCAAGGATACACACAAGGAGAGATTCCGGACTATCAAGTCAGCGCATGGGCGATGGCGGTATTCTTCAAAGATATGACAGACAAAGAACGCGCGGACCTGACCATGTCGATGGTGAATTCCGGTGAAACGATTGACCTGTCTGCCATTGAAGGAATCAAAGTAGACAAGCACTCCACAGGAGGAGTGGGCGATACAACAACATTGGTACTCGCTCCGCTCGTTGCTGCGCTTGATGTTCCTGTTGCCAAAATGTCCGGACGTGGACTTGGTCATACAGGTGGTACAACAGACAAGCTGGAGTCCGTAGCTGGATTCCACGTAGAGCTTGAAAAAGAGGAGTTCATTCGTCTCGTCAACGAACACAAGGTTGCAGTTATCGGACAAAGTGGTAACCTCACGCCAGCAGACAAAAAGCTGTATGCCCTGCGCGACGTGACAGCTACCGTTAACTCCATTCCACTGATCGCCAGCTCCATCATGAGCAAGAAAATTGCAGCAGGTGCAGATGCGATCGTATTGGATGTTAAAACGGGTGCCGGTGCGTTCATGAAAACAACGGAAGATGCTAAAGAATTGGCACATGCCATGGTAAGCATCGGTAACAACGTTGGACGTAAAACGATGGCGGTTATCTCCGATATGTCCCAACCACTGGGTCTGGCGATTGGTAACGCACTTGAAGTGAAAGAAGCCATCCTTACCCTGCAAGGGAAAGGTCCAAAAGATCTGGAAGAACTGTGTCTGGCGCTTGGACGTCAGATGGTATTCCTTGCTGGCAAGGCAGATTCCTTGGAGCAAGCAGAGGAGAAATTGAAAGAAGTGATCCAGAACGGTAAAGCGCTGGAGAAATTCAAAGATTTCCTGGCCAACCAAGGCGGAGACGCTTCGGTTGTGGATCATCCAGATCGTTTGCCACAAGCACAATACCTGGTTGAAGTCCCGGCAGACAAAGACGGCTATGTTGCCGGAATCGTCGCTGACGAAATCGGAACGGCAGCAATGCTGCTCGGCGCAGGCCGTGCAACAAAAGAGTCTGAGATCGATCTCGCGGTTGGTCTGATGCTGAACAAAAAAGTTGGTGACCCAGTTAAAGCTGGTGAGTCCCTCGTAACGATTCATGCCAATCGTGAAGACGTGTCAGACGTCATCGCGAAGATCAAAGAAAACATTAAGATTGCGGATCATGCCGATGCGCCTGTATTGGTTCATGATATCGTAACAGAATAATATATCTCAGAGGTAGACGAGATATAATCTCATATCTGACTGAACATGAAAGCCCCAAAGCGATGTAAATCATTGCTCTGGGGCTTTTATTTATATAAGAAGTATTAGCTATTTACATTTATTTTGTGTGATTATATTTACTCTTACTCCAATATTTGAGATAATATTAAAGTTATATTTTTCCTTTTAAGGAGGGTGGAATTAGGTATAGTTTTTAGCAAGTACATACTTTAGGAGGAATTCAAGTTGTTTAGCAAATCTCAGAAAAAATTATCTAAAAGAGCATTTATTGTATTGAACGTTCTCATTTTATTTTTGGTTGCGACAGTTCAATTGAGAGCCGAGGCAGCCAATCCAGACTTTGCTTCTGGTGAATTGGAAGCGGGAGCAATTATGCAATGGGGTGGAGCAGTACTCTTAGCAGCAGCTGAGAATGCTACGAATATTGATCCTAATATTATGGAGCAGGTGCACCACTTTGGACAACAGGCGTGGCAAGATGCAGATGCAACTACTAAATCTGAAATTTCGTCTTCCATTCAGGGATACAATGATTTATGGGGTACCAATAGAAAGTACAGTCTACAGTGGTCCTCAGATGCGCAGATTTATTTGGTAAAAAAATGGAATGAATATTTCGGTGCGGGAGCACTGATTAATTCTTCTAAAATAGAAAAAGTTGCTACAATTAATTCAGTTATTGTCCCTTCTTCAGTAAAAACATCAAACCCTCCAGGAGAAAGTAAAAATGATCTCGGTACTTTCCTGAGATGGAATACTAATTACCTTTTGTATAATACATATGTAGATGCTTTTGGTAAAATACAGTTGAATACCTATCCATATGAAAGAAATTGGGCCGATGCTCTAGGTAATAAAGAATATCCCAATGCTTTTGCCGCTTATAAGTCAGCATTTGAAGAATTAAAAATAAAGCTAACTTATCAATCAGTTAAGCCTATTTTTGTAGATAACAGCACTGGTAAAAGTATTGAATACAAACCATTATCTGTGCCGAGTAGCTTTCCTACTAAAATAACTATCCCTGCTCTTAAAGGAATTGTTAATAACCGAGGTGTAATAACAACTCTCGAAAAACCAAACATTGGTCGGGTCGGAAACAGTTTAACAGGAGAAATCGCCATTAGTTACCCTACATATATTGGAGACACAGGTACCTTCACAACGGCGGATTCCGTAACTCAGACACCTCCAGAAGAACCTGTTAGTGGTGGTGGTGGTGGGGATGGTAAGGGAGATGGAAGCTCCAATGACACGCCTACTTATTCACCGCTTGATCTTATTGTATACAAAGCCATGGTGCAATTCATACAAGAATACCGACTTAATCATTCGAATAACCTGGACCAGTTGCTGGAATATATGAAATTAAATGATTCCGGTAAACCATCTAACAAACAAGCTTGGAGTGAGTGGCTAGGAAGCTTCAATCAATAAAGAATAAAGACTCAAAAAACACACTATGAAATGTATAGTGTGTTTTTTGTATTCAACATTTTAGGTTTCTTATAACCCAACGCTTTTTGTCAATGCTTACTAAGCTTGTCATACGCCATCACGGAATCAGCATTTGTATAAATATAAGGCGTGGTCGGCTCGGATACAGGTGTCACCTTGGTGGCCCGAATCTCAATGGTATCCTTACCGTTTACCTGTGCAGATCCGATGCTGCCATCGATTTGCACCCAACTGTCTGTAGGGAAGCGATCCGCGTCTGGGATGTGAATCATCACGCCGAACGGAGCCGCATCAGCGGGGCAACACATAACGAGGAATCGTCCCAGTGCAAAATGGGATTCATGATCCATGCTTTTGTCCCGATAAACGAACCCGGTTAACGAGATATCTTTGCCTGCAAATTGCCGTTGGAACATATCAATCGTCCCAAGCGTTTCGGAGAAAATCTCAGGATAGACTCGGATGACCTGTTCCGAATACAACTTCTCCGCCAGTTCAGCGAATTCGCGGCTATATTCATCGGGTGGAACGAATTGAACTTTTGCAGACGATGCAGACTGAACAGCCATTGATGGTTGGGTGAGATCTTGTACATTCAATTGCGCTGCCGGATCAGGCAACGGTTCTTTCCGACGAATCTCGGGAGGGGCATAGGTGAGAGACATGCCTTTCTGGCTAGCCATGGAGCTGCCGAGAGCCCGATCAGGTAACAGAAAACCCAGCAACAAGGGAATCGCAATCAGACCATATACCAACGAGCTGCGCAGGAATCCGGAAGGCGGTGGGTGCTCACAGTCGCAATGAATGTCGTTTCCACTGAACAGTCCATGCCAGGCCATGATAACAGCGATAAACAATAAGGGAACAGGACAGCATAACAACAGTTTTTGCATGGTAGGCGCCAGATAATAATGAAGCGAATCACTCGAATTCAAGCGAATAATGTACACTGCCAACCCGCCAATCCAGACCGCACGGATCAGGTTATGCCATTGAATGCTTCTTGATTTTGATACAGGAGGTTTGGTCATTGGATAGATCGTGTGATTCATATCATCACCTCATTTCTATTCATCATCAGGATGAAAATTCATGGGATTAACCATTCATATCATGAAGTATGTTGCTCAGCGTTTATACCAGCAGATTAATCAACCACGAGCCAGTGAAGACGAGTATGATAATCGCTAGACTTAGACC
Protein-coding sequences here:
- a CDS encoding pyrimidine-nucleoside phosphorylase, which gives rise to MRMVDIIAKKRDGKELTTAEIDFVVQGYTQGEIPDYQVSAWAMAVFFKDMTDKERADLTMSMVNSGETIDLSAIEGIKVDKHSTGGVGDTTTLVLAPLVAALDVPVAKMSGRGLGHTGGTTDKLESVAGFHVELEKEEFIRLVNEHKVAVIGQSGNLTPADKKLYALRDVTATVNSIPLIASSIMSKKIAAGADAIVLDVKTGAGAFMKTTEDAKELAHAMVSIGNNVGRKTMAVISDMSQPLGLAIGNALEVKEAILTLQGKGPKDLEELCLALGRQMVFLAGKADSLEQAEEKLKEVIQNGKALEKFKDFLANQGGDASVVDHPDRLPQAQYLVEVPADKDGYVAGIVADEIGTAAMLLGAGRATKESEIDLAVGLMLNKKVGDPVKAGESLVTIHANREDVSDVIAKIKENIKIADHADAPVLVHDIVTE
- a CDS encoding TIGR03943 family protein; the encoded protein is MNHTIYPMTKPPVSKSRSIQWHNLIRAVWIGGLAVYIIRLNSSDSLHYYLAPTMQKLLLCCPVPLLFIAVIMAWHGLFSGNDIHCDCEHPPPSGFLRSSLVYGLIAIPLLLGFLLPDRALGSSMASQKGMSLTYAPPEIRRKEPLPDPAAQLNVQDLTQPSMAVQSASSAKVQFVPPDEYSREFAELAEKLYSEQVIRVYPEIFSETLGTIDMFQRQFAGKDISLTGFVYRDKSMDHESHFALGRFLVMCCPADAAPFGVMIHIPDADRFPTDSWVQIDGSIGSAQVNGKDTIEIRATKVTPVSEPTTPYIYTNADSVMAYDKLSKH
- the deoD gene encoding purine-nucleoside phosphorylase; its protein translation is MSTHIGAKPGDIAETILLPGDPLRAKYIADTYLEDVVCYNEVRGMLGYTGTYQGHRISVQGSGMGIPSFAIYANELISEYGVKNLIRVGTCGGMQEHVRVRDVILAQAACTDSSMNKHVFGGYDFSPIATFSLLKEAYDRATAKGMKIHVGNVFSSDSFYRDDRSVTEKLMKHGVLGVEMETTALYTIAAKFGVNALTILTVSDHLLTGEETTAEERQKTFNDMMVVALDTAITL